Proteins from one Fibrobacterota bacterium genomic window:
- a CDS encoding TIGR02147 family protein has product MDAEAEPATEAKWTGPAPQLLQYLDYRDFLRDYYAHRKSVDPEFSQRAFAREAALPASCSSLLPAVIRGRRQLSQNLRVKFGKALRLGERENRYFDLLVQFNQAKGMTEKNFFFAQLAKFRSSRARIVGETQYRFFSKWYYSAVWNYFGIDQKTRHPGAIAANILPPITPSQAEESVQLLLELGLIKKTASGYAVAERHIYTEKNVQAMAARQHIQELMSMAAAVFPDLPAEQRQYNALMFSISKDGFQAIKDRIRSFQEELREIIDRDRNEDRVYSLTLQLFPNTKVPS; this is encoded by the coding sequence ATGGATGCCGAAGCCGAGCCGGCTACCGAGGCGAAGTGGACGGGCCCCGCCCCGCAACTGCTTCAGTACCTCGACTATCGCGATTTCCTGCGCGACTATTACGCGCATCGTAAATCCGTGGATCCGGAATTCTCCCAACGCGCCTTCGCCCGCGAAGCCGCCCTGCCCGCATCCTGCTCGAGCCTTTTGCCCGCGGTCATCCGCGGCCGCCGCCAGCTGTCCCAGAACTTGCGCGTCAAGTTCGGGAAGGCCCTTAGGCTGGGGGAGCGCGAAAACCGCTATTTCGATCTGCTGGTGCAATTCAACCAGGCCAAGGGCATGACCGAGAAGAACTTCTTCTTCGCGCAATTGGCCAAGTTCCGCTCTTCGCGCGCCCGCATCGTGGGCGAAACCCAATACCGCTTCTTCTCCAAGTGGTATTACTCGGCGGTCTGGAACTACTTCGGCATCGACCAGAAGACGCGCCATCCCGGCGCCATCGCCGCCAACATCCTGCCGCCGATTACCCCGTCCCAGGCCGAAGAATCCGTGCAATTGCTCTTGGAATTGGGCCTCATCAAGAAGACGGCCAGCGGCTACGCGGTGGCCGAACGGCACATCTACACGGAGAAGAACGTGCAGGCCATGGCCGCCCGCCAGCATATCCAGGAGCTAATGTCCATGGCGGCCGCGGTTTTCCCCGATCTCCCGGCCGAGCAGCGGCAATATAACGCCCTCATGTTCTCGATATCGAAGGACGGGTTCCAGGCCATCAAGGATCGCATCCGATCCTTCCAAGAGGAATTGCGCGAGATCATCGACCGCGACCGCAATGAGGACAGGGTCTATTCCCTGACCTTGCAGTTGTTCCCCAATACCAAGGTGCCTTCGTGA
- a CDS encoding DUF4388 domain-containing protein, which yields MNPRFTFYACLLLGMSLILIAVLLKRQQRRQRLSRTRSEGHVGEKSVVLLGRGEKIIESGIAGVFVSLEKFLRDIGFQVEATADLRRFEAILRKGAPVILGIDCGLGPKALRRIDAACRACFEMRASVVFFYNAARPETLKPPASLPQATYLGENFAGLHVLEIISYAISLEDNAPRPAAALREGSTLEGKNVGHALPEILQFLEAGSRTGLLSLEDGKPAGIIGFEQGAITFAQTRLAEGLEAIMEVLSVTGGTFHFFDHKRVMQSNCRIMPQEALMQWACRLDENDQVLPHQP from the coding sequence TTGAACCCTCGTTTCACCTTCTATGCCTGCTTGTTGTTGGGGATGTCGCTCATCCTCATCGCCGTTTTGCTGAAGCGGCAGCAACGCCGTCAGCGCCTCTCGCGGACCCGGAGCGAAGGCCACGTCGGGGAAAAATCTGTGGTCCTGCTCGGCCGCGGCGAGAAGATCATCGAAAGCGGCATCGCCGGGGTTTTCGTTTCCTTGGAGAAGTTCCTCCGGGACATCGGCTTCCAGGTGGAGGCGACCGCCGACTTGCGGCGCTTCGAGGCAATCTTACGGAAAGGGGCCCCGGTGATCCTGGGCATCGATTGCGGCCTGGGACCGAAGGCGCTGCGGAGGATCGACGCCGCCTGCCGGGCCTGCTTCGAAATGCGCGCCTCCGTGGTCTTCTTCTATAACGCGGCCCGGCCCGAAACCCTCAAGCCCCCGGCCAGCCTTCCCCAGGCCACCTACCTGGGCGAAAACTTCGCGGGCCTGCACGTGCTCGAAATCATTTCCTACGCCATCTCCCTGGAAGATAACGCTCCCCGCCCCGCCGCGGCATTACGCGAAGGCTCGACGCTGGAAGGCAAGAATGTCGGCCATGCCCTTCCGGAGATCCTCCAGTTCCTGGAAGCGGGGAGCCGGACCGGCCTGCTGAGCCTGGAGGACGGCAAGCCCGCGGGCATCATCGGCTTCGAGCAAGGCGCCATTACCTTCGCCCAGACGCGGCTCGCCGAGGGCCTGGAAGCCATCATGGAGGTCCTATCGGTGACCGGAGGTACATTCCATTTCTTCGATCATAAGCGGGTGATGCAAAGCAATTGCCGAATCATGCCCCAGGAAGCGCTGATGCAATGGGCCTGCCGGCTGGACGAGAACGATCAGGTTCTCCCTCATCAGCCATAA
- the argH gene encoding argininosuccinate lyase: MAAKRAQAKAKSKGKGTLWQGRFQGGMASSMERLSLSLHFDRKLFREDIEGSMAHAHGLKAAGVLTGPELKRMLAGLAKIQADLEAGKDLFQPSDEDIHMAVERVLSERIGALGKKLHTGRSRNDQVATDVKLYVRRRAAGLETAVAALQKAIYLKAIEYRSQLMPGYTHVQQAQPIYIAHYLLSFFFALERDKSRLRHAADSAAEMPLGSGALAGSAFPYKRELVAARLGFPRLSPNSIDATAHRDFALEFLGACSVLGVILSGYAEDFVLWSTQEFAYIELGEAFTSGSSMMPQKKNPDSMELIRGKAGRLLGNFTRLFTVMKGLPHAYDRDLQEDKEPIFDSVETLEICLMVMTEAMGTLKFRLDEIARKMHPGMLATDLADYLVGKGIPFRDAHHIVGRMVGKAEAAGVSFLDLPESDWAEIPEGKAFRKRLTFAYSAERRNIQGGTGSQSVARQLAQAAKILGLKPVRKP, encoded by the coding sequence ATGGCCGCGAAACGCGCGCAGGCGAAGGCAAAGAGCAAGGGTAAGGGAACGCTATGGCAGGGCCGCTTCCAGGGAGGCATGGCCTCGTCGATGGAACGGCTTTCCCTAAGCCTCCACTTCGATCGGAAACTGTTCCGCGAGGACATCGAAGGCAGCATGGCCCATGCCCATGGCCTCAAGGCCGCGGGCGTATTGACCGGGCCCGAGCTGAAGCGGATGCTGGCGGGCCTCGCGAAAATCCAGGCGGATCTCGAAGCCGGTAAGGACCTGTTCCAGCCTTCGGATGAAGACATCCACATGGCGGTCGAGCGCGTCCTCAGCGAGCGCATCGGGGCCTTGGGCAAGAAGCTGCATACGGGCCGCAGCCGCAACGATCAGGTCGCCACCGACGTGAAACTGTACGTGCGCCGCCGGGCCGCGGGGCTGGAAACGGCCGTGGCCGCCTTGCAGAAAGCCATCTACCTGAAAGCGATCGAGTACCGCTCGCAATTGATGCCGGGTTACACCCACGTGCAGCAGGCGCAGCCCATCTACATCGCCCATTACCTGCTTTCCTTTTTCTTCGCCCTGGAGCGCGACAAGTCCCGCCTCCGCCACGCCGCGGATTCGGCCGCCGAGATGCCCTTGGGCTCGGGCGCGCTGGCGGGCTCCGCCTTCCCTTACAAGCGCGAGCTGGTGGCCGCCCGCTTGGGCTTCCCGCGGCTCTCGCCCAACAGTATCGACGCCACCGCGCATCGCGATTTCGCCCTGGAGTTCCTGGGGGCCTGCTCCGTGCTGGGCGTCATCCTTTCCGGTTACGCCGAGGACTTCGTGCTCTGGTCCACGCAGGAATTCGCCTACATCGAGCTCGGGGAGGCTTTCACCTCGGGCTCGAGCATGATGCCGCAGAAGAAAAATCCGGATTCGATGGAATTGATCCGCGGCAAGGCCGGCCGCTTGCTGGGGAACTTCACCCGGCTCTTCACCGTCATGAAAGGCCTTCCCCACGCTTACGATCGCGATCTGCAAGAAGATAAGGAGCCGATCTTCGATTCCGTGGAAACGCTGGAGATTTGCCTCATGGTCATGACCGAGGCCATGGGGACCCTCAAGTTCCGTCTCGATGAGATCGCCCGCAAAATGCATCCCGGCATGCTGGCCACGGATTTGGCCGATTACCTGGTCGGGAAGGGCATACCCTTCCGCGATGCGCATCACATCGTGGGCCGCATGGTGGGCAAAGCCGAGGCGGCCGGCGTCTCCTTCCTCGATTTGCCCGAATCCGATTGGGCGGAGATCCCCGAGGGAAAAGCCTTCCGGAAGCGATTGACCTTCGCCTACTCCGCCGAGCGCCGGAACATCCAGGGCGGCACCGGCAGCCAATCCGTGGCCCGACAATTGGCCCAGGCCGCGAAGATACTGGGCTTGAAACCGGTCCGCAAACCATAA